The Brevibacillus brevis genome contains a region encoding:
- the hprK gene encoding HPr(Ser) kinase/phosphatase has product MRKTNVSHLVDHFNMTILSGEEGLGREITVTDLSRPGLQLAGYYSYYAEERIQLFGLTEINFFQTLTPEERLERMNFLMQSQVPCFCVTRNQMVPEEMIDVSNRLGVPVLQSPLATTTLVGKVTNFLENRLAPTTTIHGVLTDIYGVGVLIMGSSGIGKSEAALELVKRGHRLVADDAVEIKQTQGGQLSGSAPELIQHLLEIRGVGIINIMTMFGAGAVRNVKNIEMVVQLELWEPHKMYERLGLDEETLKIMDTEIPIITVPVRPGRNLAVIIEVAAMNFRLKRMGYNAAMHFTRKQSNAILEDADSDL; this is encoded by the coding sequence ATGCGTAAGACGAATGTGAGCCATTTAGTGGACCATTTCAATATGACGATCTTGAGCGGGGAAGAGGGCTTGGGGCGTGAGATTACCGTAACGGATTTGAGTCGTCCCGGCCTGCAATTAGCCGGTTACTATTCGTACTATGCGGAAGAGCGGATTCAATTGTTCGGCTTGACGGAAATCAACTTTTTTCAAACGCTGACTCCAGAGGAACGGCTGGAACGGATGAATTTTCTCATGCAAAGCCAGGTTCCTTGCTTCTGTGTGACCCGTAATCAGATGGTGCCTGAAGAGATGATTGACGTTTCCAATCGGTTGGGGGTACCTGTCCTTCAGTCCCCGCTGGCAACGACGACGCTAGTCGGGAAAGTGACCAACTTTCTGGAGAATCGTCTTGCACCAACGACGACGATTCATGGGGTACTCACAGACATTTACGGCGTCGGCGTTTTGATTATGGGATCGAGCGGGATCGGGAAGAGTGAGGCTGCACTTGAGCTTGTAAAGCGCGGACACCGACTCGTAGCAGATGACGCAGTGGAGATTAAGCAGACTCAGGGCGGGCAGCTAAGCGGTAGTGCTCCTGAGCTGATTCAGCATCTCTTGGAAATCCGCGGTGTGGGGATTATCAACATTATGACGATGTTTGGTGCAGGTGCCGTGCGCAATGTGAAAAACATCGAGATGGTTGTTCAGCTAGAGCTATGGGAGCCTCATAAAATGTACGAGCGGTTGGGGCTCGATGAGGAAACATTGAAGATCATGGATACCGAAATTCCGATTATTACCGTTCCTGTTCGACCAGGACGAAACTTGGCAGTCATCATTGAGGTTGCAGCGATGAACTTCCGTTTGAAACGGATGGGTTACAACGCAGCGATGCACTTCACACGTAAACAGTCGAATGCCATTTTGGAAGATGCCGATTCTGACTTGTAG
- a CDS encoding acyltransferase: protein MRKTTRYPVNGVNPLWHMYRTVSFWKVMKNFIVIQLSRYTPIVSWKNWMYRTFLRMEVGQHSAVALMVMMDIMFPEKIKIGRNCVIGYNTTILAHEYLIDEYRLGEVIIEDAVLVGANTTILPGVTIGKGAIVAAGTVVHKDVPPGAFVGGNPMQLIRTKASEEEGM from the coding sequence ATGAGGAAGACAACACGTTATCCCGTAAATGGGGTAAACCCGCTTTGGCACATGTATCGAACGGTAAGCTTCTGGAAAGTCATGAAAAATTTCATCGTCATCCAACTTTCGCGATATACGCCGATCGTTTCGTGGAAGAACTGGATGTACCGCACATTTTTGCGTATGGAAGTAGGGCAGCATAGTGCGGTTGCGTTGATGGTGATGATGGATATCATGTTTCCCGAGAAAATCAAGATCGGTCGTAATTGCGTGATCGGGTACAATACGACCATACTTGCCCATGAATATTTGATAGATGAATACCGCTTGGGAGAAGTGATTATTGAGGATGCTGTCCTGGTGGGGGCCAACACTACCATTTTGCCGGGAGTAACAATTGGCAAAGGGGCCATTGTCGCAGCGGGTACGGTTGTTCATAAAGATGTTCCGCCTGGTGCCTTTGTAGGTGGGAATCCCATGCAGCTCATTCGAACGAAAGCTTCAGAAGAAGAAGGCATGTAG
- a CDS encoding ATP phosphoribosyltransferase regulatory subunit, whose product MAKPLGFEKPLGMRDILPESLVKQRHLERELRQCIERWGYEEISTPSLEYFDTVGAASATLTDRMFRLLDKQGHTVVLRPDMTTPIARVVSSLYKDVPLPIRLYYQANVFRAQEKEAGRNAEFSQTGIELIGDASVDADAEAIALAVFCLRAAGVETFRIAIGHVDFVDGLLEEEIEDGHVRNQFRQFLYERDFVGFRQLLATVDIPMEAKSRLESLLRLQGGKGKIEVARDLAGNGKARRAVETIASLWESLEAYGVTEDLLIDFNLIINLNYYTGVVFEGYAADLGSPLLGGGRYDQLLSQFGRAASATGFAIKMDRLLQVTPFVKRQASARVLLVYTEDCRSAALAEAQQLREDGLVVVTRLVSRSDEKQVGQEAGYTKVICMTQQEE is encoded by the coding sequence ATGGCAAAGCCGTTGGGATTCGAAAAGCCGCTCGGGATGCGGGACATACTGCCGGAATCACTGGTGAAACAACGGCACTTGGAGCGGGAGCTGCGGCAGTGTATCGAGAGATGGGGCTATGAGGAAATATCCACACCCTCTCTGGAGTACTTCGACACGGTAGGAGCAGCAAGTGCGACACTCACAGACCGGATGTTTCGCCTCCTGGATAAACAAGGCCACACCGTAGTCCTGCGTCCGGATATGACGACGCCAATTGCGAGGGTTGTTTCCTCCCTTTATAAAGATGTTCCATTGCCGATTCGGTTGTATTACCAGGCAAATGTGTTTCGGGCACAAGAAAAGGAAGCGGGACGGAATGCAGAGTTTTCACAAACCGGAATCGAGCTGATTGGAGATGCGTCTGTCGATGCGGATGCGGAAGCCATTGCGCTTGCTGTGTTTTGCTTGCGGGCAGCGGGTGTGGAAACGTTTCGCATTGCCATTGGACATGTCGATTTTGTCGACGGTCTTTTGGAGGAAGAGATTGAGGATGGGCATGTTCGCAATCAATTCCGCCAGTTTTTGTACGAGCGGGACTTCGTTGGCTTCCGGCAGCTACTTGCGACAGTAGACATCCCTATGGAGGCAAAAAGTCGATTGGAATCCTTGTTGCGCCTGCAAGGGGGAAAAGGGAAGATTGAGGTCGCCCGCGATCTGGCAGGCAACGGAAAGGCACGAAGGGCAGTCGAGACGATTGCTTCCTTGTGGGAGTCATTAGAAGCCTACGGGGTAACGGAAGATTTGTTGATCGATTTCAATCTGATCATCAATTTGAACTACTATACAGGCGTCGTTTTCGAAGGATACGCCGCAGATTTGGGCTCTCCGCTTTTGGGCGGAGGACGCTACGATCAATTGCTCTCCCAATTTGGGCGTGCTGCATCCGCCACAGGCTTTGCGATCAAGATGGATCGGCTGCTTCAGGTCACTCCTTTTGTAAAAAGGCAAGCATCTGCGCGAGTTTTGCTTGTTTACACGGAGGATTGCCGCAGCGCCGCTTTGGCAGAGGCACAGCAATTGCGTGAAGACGGGCTCGTAGTAGTGACACGTCTCGTTTCCAGAAGCGATGAGAAACAGGTTGGACAAGAAGCGGGATATACCAAGGTCATTTGCATGACACAACAGGAGGAGTAG
- the hisG gene encoding ATP phosphoribosyltransferase — MALTKNDQKLTIAMPKGRIFEEAVHFLQQAGLQVTADLQDSRKLIIPVENAKLEFIMAKPTDVPTYVEYGVADVGVVGKDVLLEEERDVYELLDLHIGYCRMMVAGLPDWKPTEALRVATKYPKIASRYFREQGQQVEVIKLNGSVELAPMIGLADRIVDIVSTGRTLRENGLVELESICEITTRLIANRASYRMKSEAVDEIAGKFLEVIPRGN, encoded by the coding sequence ATGGCACTCACGAAAAACGACCAAAAGCTGACGATCGCCATGCCAAAAGGGCGGATTTTTGAAGAGGCCGTCCACTTCCTCCAGCAAGCTGGCTTGCAGGTCACTGCGGATCTACAAGATTCTCGTAAACTGATCATCCCTGTGGAAAATGCCAAGCTTGAATTCATTATGGCAAAGCCTACCGATGTTCCTACTTATGTAGAGTATGGGGTGGCTGACGTTGGCGTGGTCGGCAAGGATGTTTTATTGGAAGAAGAACGAGATGTTTACGAGCTGTTGGATTTGCATATCGGCTATTGTCGAATGATGGTAGCGGGTCTGCCAGATTGGAAACCGACGGAAGCACTGCGTGTTGCGACGAAATATCCGAAGATTGCGTCACGTTATTTTCGTGAGCAAGGACAGCAGGTTGAGGTAATCAAGCTGAATGGTTCAGTAGAGCTTGCACCGATGATTGGACTGGCTGATCGTATTGTGGATATTGTCTCAACAGGCAGGACATTGCGGGAAAATGGATTGGTTGAACTGGAGAGCATCTGTGAAATTACCACGAGACTGATTGCCAATCGAGCCAGCTATCGGATGAAAAGTGAAGCGGTGGACGAGATTGCCGGAAAATTTTTAGAGGTCATTCCTCGCGGGAACTAG